The following DNA comes from Vespula pensylvanica isolate Volc-1 chromosome 5, ASM1446617v1, whole genome shotgun sequence.
ATTGGGGAATCGATTGAATGAAACCAACGAAGGTCTGATGGAAAGAtctatacgtgtgtgtgtgaatgtatATGAGGATATGGGTGTAGGTGTGTATAGCTCTACTTTAGAATGCTTTGTCGAAAGATACGTTTCTCCTCTTGAATGGAGCGCAATATTGTAAATAGATGCgtattaaaaaacgaatatCTACCTTGAATATCTATTGAAAgccgtagagagaaagagagagcgagaaaaaaagagagagaaagtcaaattatctataaaatgCTCGGTGTGAAATATCATTATCCATTGTGagtcaataaaatattatataaaggattctttatttgttaattttagaagaaaattttacgaattaaatattcattacgAATACTTGTTAACTTGAATTTTAATCAATGTTCATTGTCGgtcttatgaaatattttttatatttttatatgaaatatttgttatacgagataatagaataaaagttTCATTGTTCCAAATTATTAGTAACGAAACGTTCGAATAATGACATGATtctattatagataataatagaaaaaatttttttctcaagtgACAATAGTTACTGACTTAAACTCATAGaaaatcgtatatttatttttacctcGTTCTATGATAATCTTTTCACAAAATCTCTcgactctctttttctctctttctttctttctttctttctttctcagctTTATGCTCTCGAGAACGTTGAAACGATCTTTTCTCGTCGCGTCATTTTAGATCCGCGACTAGACTGTAAATGTATCCGCATTACTGCCGGTTAGTAGAGGTCTGTTGGCTTTAAGAAAGCTTACACTGCCCGTGCCAAGTTTATCGTGTAATTCTCGCCGATGTTGTTGAttcgttctttcattcgttcgttcgttcgttcgttcgttcattcgttcgttcgttcgttcgttcgttcgttcgttcgttcattcattcgttcgtaccATTTGCTCGatgcaaaaataattttatgttttcGCGAAAATTCTCGATAGTCGATGACGTtgctttttttgttgttgctcTATTATGTAACTACGTAGATctatatagattaaaaaagatttaaacaaaaaaaaaaacgaaaaaaaaaataataagagaaagaaactacCAGGGTAGAACTCGATTCCCCTTtctatttaatcttttatcctcgctaattattattatcattattattgtcatcatcatcatcattatccattattattattaaatgacgTATGttgaacattattttatatttagaatatatatatatatatatatatatatatatatataagagagaaaaaactcCTATATAAATGTGTAGAGATTTAATTAGCGCATTAACTCGATTAGAAAACAGTTCTGTCTTCGTACCTGTGCCCTCGATTCTGTTTTATTACACCTgtccctttcctctctcgtcAAGCAGTAAGCCGTAACAAAAGAGCGAACGATAGAAGCCGATCGGTGAAGTAAGGATAAAATACTGTTTTAAAATGGTTCGTCattcaagaagaagaagaagaagaaaaagaagaaaggttaCTAGTTCTTTTTTCACCTTGATTCAAAGAAGATAAGCGCATTACTTGTCATCTCACCTGGAAAACAgtgttttaatcgaaaatgttAGACGATTAATCCGTACGATCAGATCTATCTAAAGCGTATCCCTCGTTAAACACGTCATGCCAGGATGAACAATTAAACTGACAGAGCAATCGATAAGCCGACCTATCGAGGATCCGCTGAAAATTATTGGCGTCGATGTGTCTGTGTGTtagtgtgtacgtatgtatgtatgtatgtatgtatgtatgtttgtatgtatgtatgatggtatatatgtacgtacgtacgtacgtatgtatgtatatatgtcggagaaatagaaaaggtcGCTTTTCGCTCCCATTAAATcactaatataataaattgataattaccaacaatgataattaaaatgacaTGCTAGAAGAATCttatgaattagaaaaatgaacgacacgtgtgtttatatatatatatacttgtaggtatatacatacgatttACGCaggtacatacacacacacacacatatatacacttacataTTAATAGACGATATAATTCATCATAGAAGTTTTCTCTAGTCAACGTTTGTCATTTTTAATACAcacatgtgcatatatatatgtgtgtgtgtgtgtgtgttgtgtatgATCaacctacatatgtatatgaacatatatgtatgcgtatatatatacctacttctttcaaaacgagaaaaatagaagaaagctGTGATTTGGCTCTCTTGCTCGTCAAACACGCTTCGTTAGTCGACATTGGCACTCACagcaaattaaaaaagatcaatGCTTCTCGTTTCTATCGAATactttgtgtgtgtatgtgtgcatgtgtgtacgTACCAATCTTCGTTTACGAATCTTCGTACTTCGACTATAATAAGAAGGATAATTAACGAATCGTATTGGTTTATCTTCTACGATGATTTTCTCCGCATACatgcgtacatatgtatatacatacgtacacgtatgtaatatctacttatatagattttatgtATGAGTGCATTCGACGTGGGTAGTACGAGCCagggaaaattatttcataaaggGAAAGgacgcaaaagaaaaaatcgattttactcGAATTAAAGTCGTCCAATATTAAAGGTCACTCTTTTACGATTATGATTACTCGCATGATATGTACCGATAATTATGGAAACtacataaaaatgaaaaatgtgggagaaaattgaatttatcacTTATTATGAACGTAGGCTACTGATTTATAATTAGACGATTTTCATAATCACTGGCTCGTTTAtctttgagagaaaaagattgaaggaaagagaatatgGAAAAGTCACGTTTAAAATACTAACTCACAGAATTACGATATCTCTTGATGTATAGTAATGCGGTCGCAGTTTGTTTATTACTACTCGCGTGTCGACTTGTGCTCGCAGTATGCATTACGATATGTAGCAATATATGCGTGCGCATGCATCCATGCTAAGTCGAACGCGTGTAATATGGATCGGTTAAATGCAGGCATGTCAAACGCACGACCCTGTAAAGTATCCAGGCACATCGATTAAATAGacatttttcaagatattaCAAAGTATTCAACAGATGTGTTGCAGGTGAATCATGAAAGTAGGCCATATAACgtatctttctttgtcttttttttttttttttttttatttcatataatgaTTAAACTTTCTAAATAATTGGAAGGATATAAAAGGAAGtggataaaatatatcattaattcgTTTAAGCTACTTTCATGATCGTAAAAACATGCATTAAACTGCACATCTAATTTCACGTCagatttatctcttttacatGATATATACGGTACAATAATTTAACGTATGTTTCATAAATTTACTACAATTGGTAATGTGGAAATTCGTCCTGGTTTTGACTTCATGAATCAAAGTGAGTTTGACGTGATTGCATTAATGTAATGAAAGGGGAAGAGTCAATGCTGGAAGTGACGAGTCAATTAAATCTCTGGCGAggatttcgatcgatccgaAGGAGCATGATGATGACGTTGCGTGCAAACGATACTTTGCTTCCAAGAGAACGCATTGCGAGAATATTACGAGTATGTATACCTTGAATCGACATTATGTATCGAGAAATTCCTTTACGGTTACTCGCCCGATCGTATGATCATTACAATGAAACGCCATCGTCGATGCACCGCGCATGATCATGTTCCATagatacgtacacacatacacaatttTACGAAAAGGAACAAACTTGATCGTAAAAGTGTACGTAAGTATGTTATATTGTTCTATGTATCTTATTTCTTACCTTTATTTTCAGAAAATGATCACTTAATAATAACTTAACCTAGAAACGTACACTATCGTCttacgtaataaattattttatacattgaagtattatttttgtttaaatcgaacgttaatgtaaaaaaaagagatgatttGATACAAGTCTGACTTGAATGTGTTAAAtatgagaatgaaagataaaatttcatgacaaaggagaaaagaaaaaagaaaggaaaaaaaggttATTTCTAATTACAAAACCATGGGTGCATCGACATTGCGTTTTTACCCTTGTTCTCTCGAGGCCTGTAACACACCTTGACGTGTTTTATACAAACTTTTCCGTGAATGTGTGCGTGTAGCGTTTATGTACTCTCACTGCAAATGTATGCGCGTACGTACGTGCTTGTTTGTCATACATGCCGGTATAACCTATCCATTGTATTCCACACTCTTCTCACTACGTGAACTACGCATCACACACTGACGtatagagaaaggagagaagcaTGCCAAATGAAATAGACACTCGCTCGTTCATTCTCAAGAGACAGAaccaacgaagagaaaaattcgtaAGAGCTACCGTTGAATCTTTTAAGAGAGATCTTTTCGTGGCCCGATTCTATCTCGGCTCATgagaatcgaaataataattatacatacccGGGGAACGCAAATACGTGTCcttttgaattcttttttctttttttttttttttgatcaccACACAAAACACACATCACTACACacattaaatatacatagCATGCACCACGCAAATACACAAACAAAGCAAAATACACATGATCGACCCGTATTTGCGATCTATAAATTGAtgataatactaatattattaaaactaataataataatgataatgataatacataGAAAATCGTCGAGAGACAATGATGCCGATGATACATGAATTTTTAACTGGAATTTGGCCTTGACAGAACGATATGTGCTCTTTAGAATTGCCCGGAAGGAGGCGAGACTTTAGATGCCCAATTCGCCCCAATAAGGATGCGTCGAAGTATTTtatgagacagagaaagatagatagatagagagagagagggagggagagagagagagagagagagaagaaagaaacaaaagacaGAGTTGATAGGAACATTACgagagggaggggggagggagagagagagagagagagctaagACGCATACGCATATAAAACAACCGCGAAATATGAAAACGAAAGTAGAATGGCTCTCTGAAACATTGAAGActgcaataataattactcTGGCCTATTAAAATACGATATGAATGCGTTGCTCGATAAGCGCAACGTTATATAGATGATGATCACAGTGAATCCGTTAATAGTAAGTGTGCCTGTTCAATGCGTGCGTGCAAATGTCTTTGATCGTGTCCGCCGTAGCTCGTGACGAAATAGACGCCATCATGTAAGAAACAAATATGGCGTCGTACGCAAGAGACGTAGGAGTTTCAAATCGCGCGCGCGTACGCGTTACGGCGGACGAGTATCCAAAGAGAATGtcttgttagaaaaaaaagggggaaaaaagaaatactattTACCCGTATTGTATTCTGGTTATCTCTAATTACGATcagtaaaaattattctaaagaagatatttgtattttttacttacatatataccttcttaccttttttatcctgaatatttttaaagattttttttttgtttaatacaaGTGTTTCTATGTACCtgtacctttttttttaaggactcaagaaaaatataatcgtatattttagTTGCGTCAAGTACtatcattttattcgaattttacTCGCCACATTCAATCCTTTTAGcggtaaatatgtatatatatatatatatacacacacacatatacatatgcgtgtGTAGCTAAAAAAGTAACGAtctttttcgattcgatatttatattatcggaagaaaagaattaaaaaatattacaataaatctGTTCATTAGTGTATAGTCGATTACCTTTTATATCTCTATGGAATTCTTTTGAGTAACTGATATATAAGGAtcaacgtgtatatatataaaatgatctaTTGGTTCATGACAGTAGAAAGGTTAAGTGGCAACGGAGAAATTATctataaattctaaaaatatgaaattcgtctatatatatatatatatatatatatatatatatatatatatatatatcctgtcGTTTATAAGCTTCAGCATCCagttattatcgattttctattttacgaaCATTggatttgaatataaatatcaatgttatatcatattgaattatatttccTGCAATTAtctattgaataaaataatttcatcgatcCAATAactaatatttgatatttagaATACACAATCTCCATTATTCGTAATCGTTAAACAAGATGTTTTtacatgatttttataaatgatttattaaaaacgcTATTATTGTGTTGTTAAAAACAtcttacattttaaatatcctACAAGTTTTGCAGCTTTCATGGTACATTCTCTATTACGAGCTTTCTTCGATCCTGGATAGTGGAATTGTTTCGTTTAtgcgatcgtaaaaaaagtCAACGTCAAAATCGCAAGTCACCctgaagaaaaatttcatgtaTTAACTCATACCTCGCATGTTAATACACTtacaaatgtttaaaaatatatgtattctcCTTGATATAATCTAATAGGTATCAATATAAATGACAACTCTACCTACAAATAAGACACATTTACGCACCATTgtataagataaataagtTTATGTAATTTATGTACAAAAGTATGGTTATCCACATCTGCGTGTTGCGATCGACATTTTATACAGTTACAAAAGTATAATACCCCTAATTAAGGAGAAATGCAAACATGCAAATAGTTTGTAATTGCCGTATCGATTTTCAATACAAAATTTCACTTGACTTTCCAAgttcttttaatatcgttaGAGAAACGATGCCTTATATGAACGCAGGCATATTCGTTCTTTGATATTCAACATGTTAAGCCTTGTTTTGTCTTATTCAGTGTGTGGTTATtgcttcgataaaataatctgCATGCACCGTACGATAAAACTCACAATCTTCGACAATATTGAGCCAATCGTTCGATAAGGAGGCAATCACGTCCTACAAGACAACGCATCGTCTTCTCCTAACTGGTTCCGGTGGCTCTAAAGCTGCTAAGATCGCTTcatcaaaaacattttttagaCCTttctaaaagataaaaatatattcctttagctataaataattttcctatttatatttttatattcatattcatatCGTTTTGTTTactgataaaagataaattaattcgtcATTGATGTACCTGCGTAAGAGCACTACATTCTACATATTTCACTGCTTTCAGTTCTTTTGCAAGTTTCTCTCCTTGCTCTCCTGTGATAGgtttttgcttattttttgCTAATTTTTCAATAGTTGCTGCATCATCTCTTAAATCGATTTGTGTACCAACAAGTAAAAAAGGTGTTTTTTGACAATGATGAGTTATTTCTGGTACCCACTagaaacataattatttaatgcaaataaaaaaacgcTATATTTGATaacatttgtaatattatactttgtatgatatatatgaaagtatattataagaaaCATACCTTTTCCTTAACATTCTCAAAAGATGACGGAGATACAACAGAAAAACATACTAGGAATACATCGGTTTGTGGATAACTAAGCGGTCGTAGCCGATCATAATCCTCCTGACCTTAAACACACGTAatgatataattgatatatctgGAAGTACATTActaaattaattgaaagagatagaaaaataaaatgaagtaggaaagaaatgttttaccATTTCAGTGTGCACgcaatataatatgtattacttATAGTTACCAGCAGTATCAAATAATCCTAATGTGTATGGCTCTCCACCGATCATTACTGTAACGGCATAATTATCGAACACCGTAGGCACATATTCCGATGGAAATTTATTCGTAGTGTAGGAAATCAATAAGCAAGTTTTACCAACAGCCCCGTCTCCTACCACAACGCATTTTATTGTCTGCATCTTTCGCACTGTTCTTTATTTGACCTAACccaaagataaaataaatttttgtaatcaATTCATTATGATAAAACTGTATTAACGTTTTTTAAGACTTACTACTTTTATGTGCAGTAGTGTACACTTTCTGTCAATAACTTAACTTTTTACAGACTACTCATTTGATAGCTATAAAACATTGCAATGCTCTCTGTTAACAcacgtttaaaatttttaacttttcattATCTGTAGACAACACTCCACTTTTCTAACGAATTGTTAAGATACTTTATATCCATTAGATATTACAATTGTAACTGAAAACTTTCGAACTTGACGAATACTACCGCAATAGTTACTGGAATAGGAATATGCTTAAGAACCAGATATCGAGAGATAGTCCCCTTGCAAATCCAACTGCAAATACGTATTATGTTTTCAATATACCACCGTTTTGgtagaagaaatgaaaaataaacagTACGTTAACAATTTCATCCACTTTTGTTAAGAACTTTGTGCATAAGCTCATTAATGGAACATTGTTTTTGGAGACGCCATATTGGTTATTATGTCAAATATACCGATAGATTTTGTCGGCTTTATATTCCATAGATATAtcatagaataattaattttcaaatcttATAAAACTTTGCGAATAAAGCACCTTATACTagcaacgataaaaaatatatgaataaggaatattaaaaacttaCGGATAACTGGGCGTCGACAACGCTATACTGTCACAAATATTTAAACCATTCAAGAAGGGGTACACGTGTCAAGCGAAGTACTAACAAAGACTGCCATCTACGATGCTACCTCGTCCATAGAAAAACTCtaacttttatttaacatatatattttttctagatataaaaaatatatatatatatgcatatatatatacttttcaaaaTTTGATCTATTTTTTGTACATGTTACCCATTAAATAAGAagcattatataatttgtattttgaaTATGATTATGCAAGATTACGCAGTcgattcaatatatatacacgtgtattttAAACGGTATGAGTAACACAGCTAATATCTAAGTCgtttattaataacgaaaagatctttatttatttttcatttcttaaatCCAACAATAATGAACAAGATCGTGTAGcatcaaagaaatttcattggtCACTGAATGAACTATGCTTACTTCGACTCCATTCGtccctttttttatacgtatgtcGTCATTTGTGACAACATTTCCATATACATAAACTTATGTGTTAtgtcattttataaatactatgaaagtgaaatataaattagaatgGTTATATATAACAGTAAAAAATACATGTGATTTATTGTTTGTGTTGCAACATAGATCCCGGAAGTAGATTTAGAATTTTATGATCACTCTCTGATCTTCAACATCTACGTTACGTTTCTCCTGCACAATAAACCAATGACGAATGGAAAAGACAGACATGAGATAGTTAGGGAAAATGGCTGATGATGCAGTGGGCCGTGTTTTGACAATTTTacgtatattttgatattgatGAACGACATggaattttgttatattcaaAGACACGATTTTAATGATGTCATAGAAGATAAAGTGTTGTGAATTTCAAGTGTTTGTTATAGTGTTTGGAATAAAGTAATTATACAGTCCTGTCAAAACTTGTCTGAACCTGTCTAAACGTGATTCTACTAGCTGCCATCGCGAAATTTCATTACAAATGCcttaacataatttttatattactatgtGTAGAGAATGAATCAATCAAGGTAAATATACTTTgatgcatttttaaatattaaaactatattactatattttcattagattACTTTAAGAAAATGATCATACTTGTTCATTTATTCTAAGTAACATtctaggaaaaaaaattcttacttCATTAATAGACGTGGGAACGCGTTTAAATATCTATGACACGGAacggattattttttaattttatttaatccaaatttaaatataatttgtaatttattacattgcagataaattgatatatgaCGAAactaaagataaaattaatgccttacaaaattatataaacaaaaagttTACAATGTATGATCATTGTATTATGATATAAACATATTGAAACTGTTGATACAGAACATTACAATAGAAATATCTTTGAGGCCATAAAATGCCTGTCTATAGAGTTAACGATGGGACAGCATTTTGCTAGTCTCAGAGAATTTTTTAAGATGGATGGTGAAAAACAATCTAcagaaatatattctaatgtATTGCAACAACAATCAACGTTGGAAATGGTTGACCAAGATGATACAGAAAATTTACCCAATTATGAGAATAATGGGAATGTACCTGTCTTGAATTCTAATGTGATTCCAAACAGAGAAAGTAAATCAGAAGGGAATTTGGGAAATCACAATTTAAATTTGGATCTAGATAATCACAATTCTAGATTTGAATCTTTATATAGTCAACCAGTGGAAACTCAGGATTCAAAACAAATTCGTGGtaatggaaatattaataatcctGAAACACCATTCAGACAACAAGAGGCTTGTTCTAGCAGTTCTGGTGgtagcaatagtagtagtagttccGAAGATAGTCCAAGAACTCCTCCATTAAGAAGATCTTCAAAAACATTGtcatttggaaaaagaaaaagtaagttataaaaattgcttgttttacataattatttgaGATTTGTatcaaagaatttcatttttttttatatgtgtatatatatatatatatatacatgctaTGATATTTGTTACTTATCATTTTAGGTAAACAACGGAACAAGGATCAAAGTCCAGTAtgtaatcatattttatcttcaaaaaagaaaagaagtaactGGGTATTAAAGTTTGCAAAGAGTAAAGCATCCAAAAATACTGACATTATTCCTGGTCAAGGCAACAGTAGTTCAGATTGTGTATGTACTGGTTATAGAAGAACCGACGAACACCAAATGGGTACAGGAATTGTATTTAATAGTAGATCTGCACCACAGAGTCCAATTCTTGGTCCTCTACCGCCGAGTCCTGTGATCGATCTATCAAGATTTAATCCAGAGGAATTTCCTATGGAGGTATATACTACTGTAATGACCTATTTAATACTTGAAAATAAACACAAAAGAaagtattacatataattttcatgCAAAGGATTGCGACGAAAGGGCACGTTTACAACGAGCACGAGAAATGGAGGAAGGTGTCGAACCTCCTCCTGGATACAGACCTAATTATCCATCTGGAATACAGGTGCATCCAAATGGTATAACAGTAGATAGTTTGGCCGCATTGTTTCAAGCACATGCTGGTATTCAAGTTGCTGCCCTTACTGCGCTATCCCAGATAGATTTTACATTAATTCCAAATATTGAAAGACCTGCGCATACGCAGGTAAATACTAATTATTTCTCAAGAGATTAAACGATTATACGTTTATTTTGAtagtaatttctttcttactcatAGGTCGATTATGTACATTGTCTTGTACCAGATTTACGGTCAATAACAGCATGCTCTTTTTATTGGGGTAAGATGGACCGTTATGAAGCAGAACGTTTACTAGAAGGTAAACAAGAAGGAACTTTCTTATTACGAGATTCTGCGCAAGAAGAATTCTTATTTTCCGTAAGCTTTCGAAAATATGGACGATCTCTTCATGCGCGAATTGAGCAATGGAATCACAAATTTAGTTTCGATTCGCACGATCCAGGCGTTTACGCGTCTGAAACGGTATgttttgtaatgaaaaaatttctcatcatttttgatataaacaatttttatagaattattaaatgatatgtTATATGTTCACAGGTGTGTGGTTTAATAGAACATTACAAGGACCCATCATGTTGTATGTTCTTCGAACCTATGCTCACTATACCATTGCATCGTAATTTCGCCTTTCCTTTACAACATTTGTGCAGAGCAGTAATAACTACAAGAACGACATATGATGGTATAAATAAGCTGCAGTTGCCAAAGACGCTTAAAAGTTATCTCAAAGAGTACCATTATAAACAAAGAGTGCGAGTTAGGAGATTAGATACAGAAAATGATTTACAGCCAGACGCGAGATCCATATCATATTTACCTTTAATATGAgcctttatatataatgtagaaATACTATCGTTTGCTTTATTAATTTCCTTGCATCTACAGTACTGCCACAGCCTTTTGTGGTGTATGCACATCATAATATCAAAgctgataatttatttcaaattctcTAATGTCTCTGCAATATTAGCAAGTAAAACGCACATATTTAGCAATGTATTcagcaaaaaaataatagtagatTTGGttcaaataataacaatttctaGGGGGCTGTACCAGCAGCACTTATGTTCAAGTGGCAAATGTATGCATTCATTTGTGGGACTTGATagtttaatatgtaaatatgtcaCAACATGCGTAGTTGATCATCGGaatcaaagatattttttttttttttaaacttaattatgaaaatttataaagatttattcaaaaatatgtaatttaattcatattttataagattaaaGAATAATTCACATGCATATACCTTGCGTGTATCAAGAGTTGACAAAATTTGTGAGATTAATCATTTGTATTAGTTACTGGTATAATTACATAAGTGTTTAAATTactagaaaaatttcatttattataagatGCATCTGACAGTGTAAAATTCCATCTTTACATGCATTTGTAAAACTATTCAATAATGATCacattattcttattcctAATGTGCCTACTTACAATGTGAAATATCAGCACATGGAATCTGTGTGTTAGTATTCATACTTATTGAATACGTAACAATTTCAATATTGATCAAAATTGTGTTTATCTTTGAAATGCAATCAGTATTTGAAATTTGttacttaatttttaaaagataatgtaaattaaatacattGTTTTGTTCTCAAATTGGTAAGGTTATGAAACCATGTATTATTATgctttaaaattgttaaatacatTGGTTGATGGTTATTCATATATAactaatttcttattaaaaataaaatttaatatttattaagtgTACAGATATTGCTTATGTATTTAACaccttatatattatttttgtattatatatatatatatatatatatatatatatatatatcaaactataatttatatcatggGAAAGAAGTTCTAAATTAGTaaacttattttttccttacagtttgttttatgatattaatacccatatatacaaacacaacttacaaataaagtttttttttttataaagaacagaataaaaattatattaacgtaTCTgacatgattatttttttgggAAATTTGGAAATTACAATGTAATTGTGGATATGTATAATGTTAAATCTTTGAGAAATCATCAAgttatttgattaaaattaaatgacaaGTTTTAGAAATTACTgttctaattataataaatatctgaaACAATTTAATagcaatgtatatatgtacatatattatctttgcaaatagaataaaattaatgaaagactataaaattataattacatatttgaCATAGAACTCATGATGATGTGGAACTCATTACTTCTGCAATTGG
Coding sequences within:
- the LOC122629155 gene encoding cdc42 homolog, whose protein sequence is MQTIKCVVVGDGAVGKTCLLISYTTNKFPSEYVPTVFDNYAVTVMIGGEPYTLGLFDTAGQEDYDRLRPLSYPQTDVFLVCFSVVSPSSFENVKEKWVPEITHHCQKTPFLLVGTQIDLRDDAATIEKLAKNKQKPITGEQGEKLAKELKAVKYVECSALTQKGLKNVFDEAILAALEPPEPVRRRRCVVL
- the LOC122629150 gene encoding suppressor of cytokine signaling 5-like isoform X2; translation: MGQHFASLREFFKMDGEKQSTEIYSNVLQQQSTLEMVDQDDTENLPNYENNGNVPVLNSNVIPNRESKSEGNLGNHNLNLDLDNHNSRFESLYSQPVETQDSKQIRGNGNINNPETPFRQQEACSSSSGGSNSSSSSEDSPRTPPLRRSSKTLSFGKRKSKQRNKDQSPVCNHILSSKKKRSNWVLKFAKSKASKNTDIIPGQGNSSSDCSPILGPLPPSPVIDLSRFNPEEFPMEDCDERARLQRAREMEEGVEPPPGYRPNYPSGIQVHPNGITVDSLAALFQAHAGIQVAALTALSQIDFTLIPNIERPAHTQVDYVHCLVPDLRSITACSFYWGKMDRYEAERLLEGKQEGTFLLRDSAQEEFLFSVSFRKYGRSLHARIEQWNHKFSFDSHDPGVYASETVCGLIEHYKDPSCCMFFEPMLTIPLHRNFAFPLQHLCRAVITTRTTYDGINKLQLPKTLKSYLKEYHYKQRVRVRRLDTENDLQPDARSISYLPLI
- the LOC122629150 gene encoding uncharacterized protein LOC122629150 isoform X1, producing the protein MGQHFASLREFFKMDGEKQSTEIYSNVLQQQSTLEMVDQDDTENLPNYENNGNVPVLNSNVIPNRESKSEGNLGNHNLNLDLDNHNSRFESLYSQPVETQDSKQIRGNGNINNPETPFRQQEACSSSSGGSNSSSSSEDSPRTPPLRRSSKTLSFGKRKSKQRNKDQSPVCNHILSSKKKRSNWVLKFAKSKASKNTDIIPGQGNSSSDCVCTGYRRTDEHQMGTGIVFNSRSAPQSPILGPLPPSPVIDLSRFNPEEFPMEDCDERARLQRAREMEEGVEPPPGYRPNYPSGIQVHPNGITVDSLAALFQAHAGIQVAALTALSQIDFTLIPNIERPAHTQVDYVHCLVPDLRSITACSFYWGKMDRYEAERLLEGKQEGTFLLRDSAQEEFLFSVSFRKYGRSLHARIEQWNHKFSFDSHDPGVYASETVCGLIEHYKDPSCCMFFEPMLTIPLHRNFAFPLQHLCRAVITTRTTYDGINKLQLPKTLKSYLKEYHYKQRVRVRRLDTENDLQPDARSISYLPLI